The Nocardioides panzhihuensis genome has a segment encoding these proteins:
- a CDS encoding helix-turn-helix domain-containing protein — translation MRIDQVGFSERDEDELLTLIEVAEILKVSPNTLRWWRQQHTGPKTFRMGRRVMSTVGDVRRFMRAQRLAGRSRH, via the coding sequence ATGAGGATCGACCAGGTTGGGTTCTCCGAGCGCGACGAGGACGAGTTGCTGACACTCATCGAGGTCGCGGAGATCTTGAAGGTCTCGCCGAACACGCTGCGCTGGTGGCGTCAGCAGCACACCGGGCCGAAGACGTTCCGGATGGGGCGGCGGGTGATGAGCACGGTCGGCGACGTACGCCGGTTCATGCGGGCCCAGCGGCTGGCGGGCAGGTCACGTCACTGA
- a CDS encoding tyrosine-type recombinase/integrase yields MGFGRPRTPIGTFGRIHTKPMGTGRFRARTRVRDLDGQLRRVVATGDSTRAAEAELKLRIANRTGYGAGGLLSASSPFPDLCELWLADLELRDIVDNTKDNYRDDLRLHVRPFFENYTLGEITTGRVEFFLKSERTVSYSRAKHSRTLLNQLFGFALRHDAISRNPVDGTSPLTKPKSQIQALTLEQVQALRAAAARWRTGPEVKGPKPDDQVKDLLEVLLGTSMRPGEALALRPVDITETRRGMVAHVCGTITTVKGKGTFRQDHPKTHASFRDLPVPDFAAEVLRNRLMYMTPAQAEVTIFRTRTNKPLRLHNVRRTFREFKILAGLEDTEISPRWYRRTGATVLARGLGVDVAATHLGHTSKAITEGYYIEPDQSIDFGTASLLERSLRPQDPDGTLLAQPGSAYEDDILDEIDGPDDEDEAAAGGSDAA; encoded by the coding sequence ATGGGCTTCGGGCGTCCGCGGACACCGATCGGAACGTTCGGGCGGATCCACACCAAGCCGATGGGCACGGGCCGATTCCGCGCCCGCACCCGGGTCCGCGATCTCGACGGCCAGCTGCGCCGCGTGGTCGCTACCGGTGACTCCACTCGCGCGGCCGAGGCCGAGCTCAAGCTCCGTATCGCCAACCGGACCGGCTATGGGGCCGGCGGACTGCTGTCGGCCTCCAGCCCGTTCCCGGATCTGTGCGAGCTGTGGCTGGCCGACCTGGAGCTGCGCGACATCGTGGACAACACCAAGGACAACTACCGCGACGACCTGCGCCTGCATGTGCGCCCGTTCTTCGAGAACTACACCCTCGGAGAGATCACCACCGGCCGAGTCGAGTTCTTCCTCAAGTCCGAACGGACGGTCTCCTACTCCCGCGCCAAGCACTCCCGTACGTTGCTCAATCAGCTCTTCGGGTTCGCGCTGCGCCATGACGCGATCAGCCGCAACCCGGTCGACGGCACTTCACCGTTGACCAAGCCGAAGAGCCAGATCCAGGCGCTGACCCTGGAGCAGGTCCAGGCGCTGCGCGCGGCCGCGGCCCGGTGGCGTACCGGCCCTGAGGTGAAGGGGCCCAAGCCTGACGACCAGGTCAAGGATCTCCTCGAGGTGCTGCTCGGCACCTCGATGCGCCCTGGCGAGGCGCTCGCGCTGCGGCCGGTCGACATCACCGAGACGAGACGCGGCATGGTCGCCCACGTCTGCGGCACGATCACCACGGTGAAGGGCAAGGGCACCTTCCGGCAGGACCACCCCAAGACCCATGCGTCATTCCGGGACCTGCCGGTGCCCGACTTCGCAGCCGAGGTGCTCCGGAACCGGCTGATGTACATGACTCCCGCCCAGGCCGAGGTCACGATCTTCCGTACGCGCACCAACAAGCCGCTGCGGCTGCACAATGTGCGGCGTACCTTCCGCGAGTTCAAGATCCTCGCCGGTCTGGAGGACACCGAGATCTCGCCGCGCTGGTATCGCCGCACCGGCGCCACCGTCCTCGCCCGCGGTCTCGGGGTCGACGTCGCCGCGACCCACCTCGGCCACACCTCCAAGGCGATCACCGAGGGCTACTACATCGAGCCCGACCAGAGCATCGACTTCGGCACCGCCAGCCTCCTCGAGCGCTCGCTGCGTCCGCAGGATCCCGACGGCACCCTGCTGGCTCAGCCCGGATCGGCCTACGAGGACGACATCCTCGACGAGATCGACGGCCCCGACGACGAGGACGAAGCCGCTGCCGGCGGCAGCGACGCAGCCTGA
- a CDS encoding helix-turn-helix transcriptional regulator, translated as MNTHANTTSIAAATVQTSPVETTTGSIEPVLTLTQIAEHLGVSVQALYDLRNKGRGPRGFKVGRCLHFRVSEVDAWLRQLESEDSNPAAADSASASAAAPPALSPVLRAVEVPPESAGGATSRRGPADDPVPGSSTDDQPSQELAGDQWALLLDLPYPEGRGGSGRRS; from the coding sequence ATGAACACTCACGCCAACACCACCTCCATCGCTGCCGCGACCGTCCAGACGAGCCCGGTCGAGACGACGACCGGCTCGATCGAGCCGGTCCTGACGCTGACCCAGATCGCCGAGCACCTCGGCGTCTCCGTCCAGGCGCTCTACGACCTGCGCAACAAGGGCCGCGGCCCGCGCGGGTTCAAGGTCGGCCGATGCCTGCACTTCCGGGTCAGCGAGGTCGACGCCTGGCTGCGGCAGCTGGAGTCCGAGGACTCCAACCCGGCCGCCGCCGACTCTGCGTCAGCATCCGCCGCTGCACCGCCGGCACTCTCGCCCGTCCTGCGGGCGGTTGAGGTGCCGCCCGAGTCTGCTGGCGGCGCGACGTCGCGGCGGGGACCAGCGGACGATCCGGTCCCGGGCTCGTCGACGGATGACCAGCCGAGCCAAGAGCTCGCCGGCGATCAGTGGGCGCTGCTGCTCGACCTGCCCTATCCCGAGGGGCGCGGTGGGTCGGGGAGGCGGTCGTGA
- a CDS encoding histidine phosphatase family protein, whose translation MSGATSFRPAGHLEPRRLILLRHGVTGWNADGRYQGQTDIELAETGHQQAKAAARTLATTYAVTRLVSSDLMRARQTAGYVAEETGREAAYDPRLREVCAGEAEGMNRAQIHERFGEMPASWEPYGGESWPTVAARFSAALHDVAETVEPGETVVVVAHGGAIRQGLAAFLGWDPSVVTTLAPLTNCAWIELTARESTHGLIPSAPWRLATYGMGTPIS comes from the coding sequence GTGAGCGGGGCCACTTCGTTCAGACCCGCCGGGCATCTGGAGCCCCGTCGTCTCATCCTGCTCCGCCACGGCGTCACCGGCTGGAACGCCGACGGTCGCTACCAGGGCCAGACCGACATCGAGCTGGCCGAGACCGGCCATCAGCAGGCCAAGGCCGCCGCTCGTACGCTCGCGACGACGTACGCCGTGACCCGACTCGTCTCCTCCGACCTGATGCGGGCGCGCCAGACCGCGGGCTACGTCGCCGAGGAGACCGGTCGGGAGGCTGCGTACGACCCTCGTTTGCGTGAGGTCTGCGCGGGGGAGGCCGAGGGGATGAACCGGGCCCAGATCCACGAGCGCTTCGGTGAGATGCCGGCCAGCTGGGAGCCCTACGGCGGGGAGTCGTGGCCCACCGTGGCGGCGCGCTTCAGTGCCGCGCTCCACGACGTGGCCGAGACCGTCGAGCCCGGCGAGACCGTCGTGGTCGTCGCCCACGGCGGCGCCATCCGCCAGGGTCTGGCCGCGTTCCTCGGCTGGGATCCGTCCGTCGTCACCACCCTCGCCCCGCTGACGAACTGCGCCTGGATCGAGCTCACCGCCCGAGAGTCCACTCATGGACTCATCCCGTCAGCGCCATGGCGACTCGCGACGTACGGAATGGGGACCCCGATTTCGTGA
- the rsfS gene encoding ribosome silencing factor has product MTATEHALELTITAARAASEKKAGHILAFDVSDQLAITDTFLLASAPNERQVQSIVDEVELKLRDLGSKPLRREGHKEGRWVLLDYGEIVVHVQHEEERQFYALERLWRDCPAISLPADVLSED; this is encoded by the coding sequence ATGACCGCGACCGAGCACGCTCTCGAGCTCACCATCACGGCCGCCCGCGCGGCCTCGGAGAAGAAGGCCGGACACATCCTCGCCTTCGACGTCAGCGACCAGCTGGCGATCACCGACACCTTCCTGCTGGCCTCCGCCCCCAACGAGCGGCAGGTGCAGTCGATCGTCGACGAGGTCGAGCTCAAGCTTCGCGACCTCGGCTCGAAGCCGCTGCGGCGCGAGGGTCACAAGGAGGGGCGCTGGGTGCTGCTCGACTACGGCGAGATCGTCGTGCACGTCCAGCACGAGGAAGAGCGCCAGTTCTACGCCCTCGAGCGACTCTGGCGCGACTGCCCCGCCATCTCGCTGCCCGCCGACGTCCTCTCCGAGGACTGA
- the nadD gene encoding nicotinate-nucleotide adenylyltransferase yields MGSGGAPEPGLEGLPGKRRVGVMGGTFDPIHHGHLVAASEVQSFFDLDEVVFVPTGDPWQKADRDVSPAEHRYLMTVIATAANPRFTVSRVDIERAGRTFTIDTLRDLAKVLPEADLYFITGADALAEIFTWRDTDELFELAQFVGCTRPGYTMDPEVISKIPADRITMLEIPALAISSSDCRERRHRGEPVWYLVPDGVVQYIGKHDLYRPKTPHLKTSHYKDGP; encoded by the coding sequence ATGGGCAGCGGGGGAGCGCCCGAGCCAGGTCTGGAAGGCCTGCCCGGCAAGCGCCGTGTCGGGGTGATGGGCGGCACCTTCGATCCCATCCATCACGGCCACCTGGTGGCCGCCTCCGAGGTGCAGTCGTTCTTCGACCTCGACGAGGTCGTCTTCGTGCCCACCGGCGACCCGTGGCAGAAGGCCGACCGGGACGTCTCCCCGGCCGAGCACCGCTACCTGATGACGGTCATCGCGACCGCCGCCAACCCGCGCTTCACCGTCAGCCGGGTCGACATCGAACGCGCCGGTCGGACCTTCACCATCGACACGCTGCGCGATCTCGCCAAGGTGCTGCCCGAGGCCGATCTCTACTTCATCACCGGGGCCGACGCGCTCGCCGAGATCTTCACCTGGCGCGACACCGACGAGCTCTTCGAGCTCGCTCAGTTCGTGGGGTGCACACGCCCTGGCTACACGATGGATCCCGAGGTCATCTCGAAGATCCCCGCGGACCGCATCACCATGCTCGAGATCCCGGCACTGGCGATCTCCTCGTCCGACTGCCGCGAGCGGCGTCACCGGGGCGAGCCGGTCTGGTATCTCGTCCCCGACGGCGTGGTGCAGTACATCGGCAAGCACGACCTCTACCGACCCAAGACACCCCACCTCAAGACTTCCCATTACAAGGATGGCCCATGA
- a CDS encoding glutamate-5-semialdehyde dehydrogenase, whose product MSAEAVIREVAAKARAASYELAVAPRSVKDAALHAMADALLDRADEVLAANAADVARAEASGSPANIVDRLTLTQERLDGIATALRDLAALPDPVGDVVRGSTLANGLELRQVRVPFGVVGMIYEARPNVTVDAAGICLKSGNAALLRGSSNIAASNVAIVAVLRDAVVSVGLPADVIQVVPGEGHDSVKALMRARGLADVLIPRGGAGLIRSVVEESTVPVIETGVGNVHVYVDKAADLDKALAIVINSKTQRTSVCNSAESLLVHADIAEEFLPKVIPALQERGVQIHGDEAFQAYDLVEPVTDEDYAAEFLELKISAAVVPSLDAAVQHIRRWSSGHTEAIVTDDLGAARRFTAAVDSAAVMVNASTRFTDGGEFGFGAEIGISTQKLHARGPMGLPEMTSTKYIVTGEGHVR is encoded by the coding sequence ATGAGCGCAGAGGCAGTGATCCGTGAGGTGGCGGCGAAGGCACGAGCGGCGAGCTACGAGCTCGCGGTCGCGCCGCGCAGCGTGAAGGACGCGGCGCTGCACGCGATGGCCGATGCCCTGCTCGACCGGGCCGACGAGGTGCTGGCGGCCAATGCGGCCGACGTGGCCCGTGCCGAGGCGTCCGGCAGCCCGGCCAACATCGTCGACCGCCTCACCCTGACCCAGGAGCGCCTCGACGGCATCGCCACCGCGCTCCGCGACCTCGCCGCACTGCCGGATCCGGTCGGAGATGTCGTCCGCGGCAGCACCCTCGCCAACGGCCTCGAGCTGCGCCAGGTGCGAGTCCCCTTCGGTGTCGTCGGGATGATCTACGAGGCACGCCCCAACGTCACCGTGGACGCGGCCGGGATCTGCCTCAAGTCCGGCAACGCGGCGCTGCTGCGTGGTTCCTCCAACATCGCGGCCAGCAACGTGGCGATCGTCGCCGTGCTCCGCGACGCCGTGGTCTCCGTCGGCCTCCCGGCCGACGTGATCCAGGTCGTGCCCGGGGAGGGCCACGACTCGGTCAAGGCCCTGATGCGTGCCCGTGGGCTGGCCGACGTGCTCATCCCGCGCGGTGGCGCCGGCCTGATCCGCAGCGTCGTCGAGGAGTCCACCGTGCCGGTCATCGAGACCGGGGTGGGCAACGTGCACGTCTATGTCGACAAGGCCGCCGATCTCGACAAGGCGCTCGCGATCGTCATCAACTCCAAGACCCAGCGCACCAGCGTGTGCAACTCCGCCGAGTCGCTGCTCGTGCACGCCGACATCGCCGAGGAGTTCCTGCCCAAGGTGATCCCCGCGCTCCAGGAGCGTGGCGTTCAGATCCACGGAGACGAGGCCTTCCAGGCCTATGACCTGGTCGAGCCGGTCACCGACGAGGACTACGCGGCCGAGTTCCTGGAGCTGAAGATCAGTGCCGCCGTCGTACCTTCCCTCGATGCTGCCGTCCAGCACATCCGACGCTGGTCGAGCGGTCACACCGAGGCGATCGTCACCGACGATCTGGGCGCCGCCCGGCGGTTCACCGCCGCGGTCGACTCCGCGGCGGTCATGGTCAACGCCTCGACACGGTTCACCGACGGCGGCGAGTTCGGCTTCGGTGCGGAGATCGGGATCTCGACCCAGAAGCTGCACGCTCGGGGCCCGATGGGCCTGCCCGAGATGACCTCGACGAAGTACATCGTCACCGGCGAGGGACACGTACGCTAG
- a CDS encoding phosphotransferase yields MSFGELDGGIRPLDGGWSGETFLAEAGGERSVVRVFADPRHPPQAAEIQEALHRLVRGLLPVPKVLEVRRADPDVGTPALLVTEFVEGVRGDLLVPDLDEEQQRRLGRGLGEIAATLAGMPFLTAGTFADKELRVEAHALDLTDWVESYADRLDWSPDVLEGLRDAAADAQLLLDTVARVSLVHSDLNPKNLILDPETLSVRAVVDWEFAHAGSPYADLGNLLRFDRQEAYVAGVLEGYVSARGGSTMDALDLARSADLVALVELGARRTDNPVAARAHDLLLEIARSGDVHIAPEGSVRG; encoded by the coding sequence GTGAGCTTCGGTGAACTCGATGGAGGCATCCGGCCGCTCGACGGCGGCTGGTCGGGAGAGACGTTCCTGGCGGAGGCCGGTGGTGAGCGGTCGGTCGTGCGGGTCTTCGCCGACCCGCGCCATCCCCCGCAGGCCGCGGAGATCCAAGAGGCCCTGCACCGTCTGGTGCGGGGCCTCCTCCCGGTCCCGAAGGTCTTGGAGGTACGCCGCGCCGACCCCGACGTGGGCACGCCCGCGCTGCTGGTGACCGAGTTCGTCGAAGGCGTACGCGGCGACCTGCTGGTTCCTGACCTGGACGAGGAGCAGCAGCGCAGGCTCGGACGCGGACTCGGGGAGATCGCGGCGACCCTCGCCGGGATGCCGTTCCTGACTGCCGGGACCTTCGCCGACAAGGAGCTGCGGGTCGAGGCGCACGCGTTGGACCTGACCGACTGGGTCGAGTCGTATGCGGATCGACTCGACTGGTCACCTGACGTCCTGGAGGGTCTGCGCGACGCGGCCGCCGACGCCCAGCTCCTGCTCGACACGGTCGCCAGGGTGAGCCTGGTGCACAGCGACCTCAACCCGAAGAACCTCATCCTCGATCCGGAGACGCTGAGCGTGCGTGCGGTCGTCGACTGGGAGTTCGCCCATGCCGGATCCCCGTACGCCGATCTCGGCAATCTGCTGCGGTTCGACCGGCAGGAGGCTTACGTCGCGGGAGTGCTGGAGGGCTACGTCTCGGCGCGCGGTGGCAGCACCATGGACGCCCTCGACCTGGCGCGCTCCGCGGACCTGGTCGCGCTGGTGGAGCTCGGCGCGCGGCGTACCGACAACCCGGTCGCCGCGCGGGCGCACGACCTCCTGCTCGAGATCGCGCGATCCGGTGATGTCCACATCGCCCCAGAGGGCTCGGTTCGCGGCTAG
- a CDS encoding phospholipase D-like domain-containing protein: MWVNLLRSKTTRKISIASAVAGCVAALVMATMSVVSTPATAAPWSPPAGPFFNNPTGSSAQRNAVVSRINTSIRHSVRGSYIRFVTYNLDRADTVDHLIAAHKRGVHVQILVNRKMWSSGEKKLAARLGTKRHRPSFIYGCAGACRGYDKGNLHIKIHSFTQVGSKRNIMINSSGNLGGGAAGSQWNDAQTIYAGDSLWRTWLRMFNELKADRKASPRYVSWSGGGTSVGFQRTRPGATSDEVYARGTGDRVIDRLRQVGCRAPSGYGTKGKTILRIHMYAWYSRRGERIADEVVRLKKRGCVVRVIGSVTSDIVYRKLKRVGIPVRDAAWDWGQKKSTSGDAIVYGSRCYSHYKWMSVNGAFAGRGTNSVWTGSENWSPPSFSNDEVTFRFTSKSYYNAYTDRFNRMWNSSNATHKVYSQPKRRPCA; the protein is encoded by the coding sequence ATGTGGGTCAATTTGCTGAGGTCGAAGACGACCCGAAAGATATCGATCGCCTCGGCTGTGGCGGGATGTGTCGCGGCGCTGGTCATGGCGACGATGTCGGTGGTCTCGACACCAGCGACAGCGGCGCCCTGGTCGCCGCCCGCGGGCCCGTTCTTCAACAATCCGACAGGCAGCTCGGCGCAGCGCAACGCCGTCGTCAGCCGGATCAACACCAGCATCCGGCACTCGGTGCGTGGCTCCTACATCCGGTTCGTCACCTACAACCTGGACCGCGCCGACACCGTCGACCATCTGATCGCCGCCCACAAGCGTGGTGTTCACGTGCAGATCCTGGTCAACCGGAAGATGTGGAGCAGCGGCGAGAAGAAGCTGGCCGCGCGCCTCGGCACCAAGCGCCACCGGCCGAGCTTCATCTACGGATGCGCCGGTGCCTGCCGTGGATACGACAAGGGCAACCTGCACATCAAGATCCACTCGTTCACCCAGGTCGGCTCCAAGCGCAACATCATGATCAACAGCTCCGGCAACCTCGGTGGCGGCGCGGCCGGCTCCCAGTGGAACGACGCCCAGACGATCTACGCCGGCGACAGCCTGTGGCGGACCTGGCTGCGGATGTTCAACGAGCTCAAGGCCGACCGGAAGGCCTCGCCGCGCTACGTCTCGTGGTCCGGTGGCGGGACCTCTGTCGGGTTCCAGCGCACCCGCCCCGGGGCGACCAGCGACGAGGTCTACGCCCGCGGCACCGGCGACCGGGTGATCGACCGGCTGCGCCAGGTCGGTTGCCGCGCGCCCAGCGGCTACGGCACCAAGGGCAAGACGATCCTGCGGATCCACATGTACGCGTGGTACAGCCGCCGTGGCGAGCGCATCGCCGACGAGGTCGTCCGGCTGAAGAAGCGCGGCTGCGTGGTCCGGGTGATCGGCTCGGTGACCAGTGACATCGTCTACCGCAAGCTCAAGCGCGTCGGCATCCCGGTGCGCGACGCTGCCTGGGACTGGGGCCAGAAGAAGTCCACGAGCGGTGACGCCATCGTCTATGGCTCGCGCTGCTACTCCCACTACAAGTGGATGAGCGTCAACGGCGCCTTCGCGGGCCGGGGCACGAACAGCGTCTGGACCGGTTCGGAGAACTGGTCGCCGCCGTCGTTCAGCAACGACGAGGTCACCTTCCGGTTCACCTCGAAGAGCTACTACAACGCCTACACCGACCGGTTCAACAGGATGTGGAACAGCTCGAACGCGACCCACAAGGTCTACAGCCAGCCGAAGCGTCGGCCCTGCGCCTGA
- a CDS encoding electron transfer flavoprotein subunit alpha/FixB family protein: MAEVLVLIDHVGGQVKKPTYELLTLAAKLGEPSAVYIGDAGGAAGAAEAVKGYGAEKVYVIDDAQIKGYLVAPKAEALAQLAGSASPAAILLPSSAENKEVAGRLAIKLDSGLITDAVDLDESGVATQSVFAGNFTVKGKVTKGTPIITVKPNSAAPVEKAGAAAVTPFEVTISDAAKTAQIVASQPRKASGRPELTEAAIVVSGGRGTGGDFSAVEGLADALGAAVGASRAAVDSGWMPHTFQVGQTGKTVSPQLYVANGISGAIQHRAGMQTSKTIVAVNKDEEAPIFELVDFGVVGDLHTVLPAVTDAVKAAKG, encoded by the coding sequence ATGGCTGAAGTTCTCGTTCTCATCGACCACGTAGGTGGTCAGGTCAAGAAGCCGACCTACGAGCTGCTCACCCTGGCCGCCAAGCTCGGCGAGCCGTCCGCGGTCTACATCGGTGACGCCGGCGGCGCCGCTGGTGCCGCGGAGGCCGTCAAGGGCTACGGCGCCGAGAAGGTCTACGTCATCGACGACGCCCAGATCAAGGGCTACCTGGTGGCGCCGAAGGCCGAAGCGCTCGCGCAGCTGGCCGGTTCCGCCTCCCCGGCCGCGATCCTGCTGCCCTCCTCCGCGGAGAACAAGGAGGTCGCCGGACGTCTGGCGATCAAGCTCGACTCCGGTCTGATCACCGACGCCGTCGACCTCGACGAGTCCGGTGTGGCGACCCAGTCGGTCTTCGCCGGCAACTTCACGGTCAAGGGCAAGGTCACCAAGGGCACCCCGATCATCACGGTCAAGCCCAACTCGGCCGCTCCGGTCGAGAAGGCCGGCGCCGCCGCGGTCACCCCGTTCGAGGTGACCATCTCCGACGCCGCCAAGACCGCCCAGATCGTGGCCTCCCAGCCGCGTAAGGCCTCGGGTCGCCCCGAGCTCACCGAGGCCGCGATCGTGGTCTCCGGTGGTCGTGGCACCGGCGGCGACTTCTCCGCCGTCGAGGGTCTCGCCGACGCGCTCGGTGCCGCCGTCGGCGCCTCGCGTGCCGCGGTCGACTCCGGCTGGATGCCGCACACCTTCCAGGTCGGCCAGACCGGCAAGACCGTCTCCCCGCAGCTCTACGTGGCCAACGGGATCTCCGGTGCGATCCAGCACCGTGCCGGCATGCAGACCTCGAAGACCATCGTCGCGGTCAACAAGGACGAGGAGGCCCCGATCTTCGAGCTCGTAGACTTCGGCGTGGTGGGCGACCTGCACACCGTCCTCCCGGCCGTCACCGACGCGGTGAAGGCCGCCAAGGGCTGA
- a CDS encoding electron transfer flavoprotein subunit beta/FixA family protein, with product MKYVPDATADRQFEDDFTVDRVNVDGLLSELDEYAVEQSLQIKEKRDGEEITVTALTVGPQAAEAAVRKALQMGADKGVHVVDDAIAGSDSIATSLVLAKAIEKLGPVDLVVGGLASTDASMSVVPAMLAERLGLPQVTLASVVETQGDQIRIKRDGDVATEVIGGTLPLVLSVTDQSGEARYPSFKGIMAAKKKPLETWSLADLGVDAGQVGLGAAYTAVEETAARPPRTAGEIVTDEDGSGAKALAEFLASKKFI from the coding sequence GTGAAGTACGTACCGGACGCGACCGCGGACCGGCAGTTCGAGGACGACTTCACCGTCGACCGCGTGAACGTCGATGGTCTGCTCTCCGAGCTCGATGAGTACGCGGTCGAGCAGTCGTTGCAGATCAAGGAGAAGCGCGACGGTGAGGAGATCACCGTCACCGCGCTGACCGTGGGCCCCCAGGCCGCCGAGGCTGCTGTGCGCAAGGCGCTGCAGATGGGCGCCGACAAGGGTGTCCACGTCGTCGACGACGCGATCGCCGGCTCCGACTCCATCGCCACCTCGCTGGTGCTGGCCAAGGCGATCGAGAAGCTCGGTCCGGTCGACCTGGTGGTCGGCGGCCTGGCCTCGACCGACGCCAGCATGAGCGTCGTCCCGGCGATGCTCGCCGAGCGTCTGGGTCTGCCGCAGGTCACGCTGGCCTCGGTCGTCGAGACCCAGGGCGACCAGATCCGCATCAAGCGTGACGGCGATGTCGCCACCGAGGTCATCGGCGGCACGCTGCCGCTGGTCCTCTCGGTGACCGACCAGTCGGGCGAGGCCCGCTACCCGTCGTTCAAGGGGATCATGGCGGCCAAGAAGAAGCCGCTGGAGACCTGGTCGCTGGCCGACCTCGGCGTCGACGCCGGTCAGGTGGGGCTCGGTGCCGCGTACACCGCGGTCGAGGAGACGGCGGCCCGCCCGCCGCGTACCGCCGGTGAGATCGTCACCGACGAGGACGGCTCGGGCGCCAAGGCGCTGGCCGAGTTCCTCGCGTCCAAGAAGTTCATCTGA
- a CDS encoding enoyl-CoA hydratase/isomerase family protein — protein sequence MGDFVNLSVEDGVGTIRLDRPKMNAISFQVQDELLEVAIQAAGDDDVRAVVVYGGERLFAAGNDVKEMAGLSYSEMAKRVAGVQAAVTAVAEIPKPVVAAVTGYALGGGCELALAADLRIAADDATFGQPEVLLGIIPGAGGTQRLARLVGPSKAKDLIFSGRFVKADEALAIGLADRLVPAASVYEEALAWASQFKTAAPYALAAAKTAIDKGLGVDLATGLAIEQQQFAGVFATQDSQIGMGSFLENGPGKANFEGK from the coding sequence ATGGGTGACTTCGTCAACCTCAGCGTCGAGGACGGTGTAGGCACGATCCGGCTCGACCGGCCCAAGATGAACGCGATCAGCTTCCAGGTGCAGGACGAGCTGCTCGAGGTCGCGATCCAGGCGGCGGGCGACGACGACGTACGCGCGGTGGTCGTCTATGGCGGGGAGAGGCTGTTCGCCGCCGGTAACGACGTCAAGGAGATGGCCGGCCTCTCCTATTCCGAGATGGCCAAGCGGGTCGCGGGTGTGCAGGCCGCGGTGACGGCGGTCGCGGAGATCCCCAAGCCGGTGGTGGCCGCGGTGACCGGCTATGCGCTGGGCGGGGGCTGCGAGCTGGCGCTCGCGGCCGACCTCCGGATCGCCGCCGATGACGCCACCTTCGGTCAGCCGGAGGTGCTGCTGGGCATCATCCCCGGTGCCGGGGGCACCCAGCGGCTGGCCCGACTGGTCGGGCCGTCCAAGGCCAAGGATCTGATCTTCTCGGGGCGCTTCGTCAAGGCAGACGAGGCGCTTGCTATCGGCTTGGCCGACCGGCTGGTGCCGGCGGCCTCGGTATACGAGGAGGCGCTCGCGTGGGCGAGCCAGTTCAAGACGGCGGCCCCGTACGCTCTGGCGGCGGCGAAGACGGCGATCGACAAGGGGCTCGGGGTGGACCTCGCCACCGGGCTGGCCATCGAGCAGCAGCAGTTCGCCGGCGTGTTCGCGACGCAGGACTCCCAGATCGGGATGGGATCGTTTCTCGAGAACGGTCCGGGCAAAGCCAACTTCGAAGGGAAGTGA